Proteins encoded in a region of the Planococcus shixiaomingii genome:
- the tilS gene encoding tRNA lysidine(34) synthetase TilS → MKGFQQNVHHHIHKHQLFGPGDRVLVGCSGGIDSIVLLHFLTTHQAALGISVTAVHVNHMLRGEESLQDRLFTEQLCAEWNVPCFSRDIPIQDILNTYGGNKQQVCREARYAYFSEVMQEAGATKLATAHHADDQLETILMAGIKGTLRSGSFGMPTSRPFSTGELVRPLLAVTKDDIASYAEEFSLSHREDPSNGQPVYTRNRIRHAVVPLLKQENVNVAAQFVELAETMQEDQQFLMKLAEEKMRQLVKQEEDGFSLLVEKFKQEDLALQKRLVLLLLNYLYNKQQVAITKQLAEQVRDMMHSSAGTAFLYLPQNYMMIRQYDRVYFRRQPIGEQAVKDSLIITDDWSSEVNGFRYKAMPLREANQQKNAVFWYFSASDDIVLMVRNRKPGDRIHLPGMEGAKKVARLMIDEKVPSSKRGIWPIIATASGEILLVPGIRHSKYVSQTERVEDNWVLIEQQVKVAKSGL, encoded by the coding sequence ATGAAAGGTTTTCAACAGAACGTGCACCATCATATCCATAAGCATCAATTGTTTGGGCCGGGAGACCGCGTATTAGTCGGCTGTTCCGGAGGGATTGATTCAATTGTGTTGCTGCATTTTCTCACGACTCATCAAGCAGCTCTTGGTATTTCTGTCACGGCAGTCCATGTTAATCATATGCTGCGGGGAGAAGAGTCGCTGCAGGATCGCCTTTTTACGGAGCAGCTTTGTGCAGAATGGAATGTACCTTGTTTCAGCCGGGATATTCCGATTCAGGATATTTTAAATACCTATGGCGGCAATAAACAGCAAGTTTGCCGTGAAGCACGTTATGCATATTTTTCCGAAGTCATGCAGGAGGCAGGAGCCACAAAATTGGCGACTGCCCACCATGCCGACGACCAGCTTGAAACCATTTTGATGGCAGGCATTAAAGGGACGTTGCGGTCGGGTTCTTTCGGTATGCCTACCAGCCGCCCTTTCAGTACTGGCGAATTGGTCCGGCCGTTGCTTGCAGTGACGAAAGACGACATAGCAAGCTACGCTGAAGAGTTCAGTCTTTCTCACAGGGAAGATCCGAGCAATGGTCAGCCGGTTTATACGAGAAACCGCATCCGTCATGCGGTGGTGCCATTATTAAAACAAGAGAACGTGAACGTAGCGGCGCAATTTGTAGAGCTTGCAGAAACTATGCAAGAAGATCAGCAGTTTTTAATGAAATTGGCAGAAGAAAAAATGCGGCAGTTGGTTAAACAAGAAGAAGATGGCTTTTCGTTATTAGTTGAAAAGTTTAAACAAGAGGACCTTGCTTTACAAAAAAGACTGGTTCTACTACTATTAAACTATCTATATAATAAACAGCAAGTTGCCATTACAAAGCAGCTCGCTGAACAAGTGCGGGATATGATGCACAGTTCAGCTGGCACGGCTTTTTTGTACTTGCCGCAAAATTATATGATGATTCGCCAATATGACCGGGTGTATTTCAGACGGCAGCCAATTGGTGAACAGGCAGTAAAAGATTCTTTAATCATTACAGACGACTGGTCTTCAGAAGTGAACGGCTTTCGTTACAAAGCAATGCCGCTCAGAGAAGCGAATCAACAAAAGAATGCGGTTTTTTGGTATTTTTCTGCTTCGGACGATATTGTCCTGATGGTGAGAAACCGGAAACCAGGAGACCGCATCCATCTTCCAGGGATGGAGGGGGCAAAAAAAGTGGCTCGTTTGATGATTGACGAAAAAGTTCCCAGTTCAAAAAGGGGCATTTGGCCAATTATCGCAACAGCGAGCGGCGAAATTTTGCTAGTGCCTGGAATCCGCCATTCAAAATATGTTAGCCAAACTGAGCGCGTTGAAGATAATTGGGTATTGATCGAGCAACAGGTCAAGGTCGCAAAAAGCGGATTATAG
- the ftsH gene encoding ATP-dependent zinc metalloprotease FtsH, producing the protein MNRIFRYTIFYLLIFLVIIGILGTFNNSNQPTKDIGYNEFLTALQSGNIDEITIQPNQLVYEVTGKLSTAKNDEDTFITNIPMENEALLNEIDEAAAGDVEVNYLAAPQTSGWVQFFTGIIPFIIIFILFFFLLNQSQGGGGGRVMNFGKSKAKLYDDQKHKVRFTDVAGADEEKQELVEVVDFLKDPRRFADIGARIPKGILLVGPPGTGKTLLARAVAGEAGVPFFSISGSDFVEMFVGVGASRVRDLFENAKKNSPCIIFIDEIDAVGRQRGAGLGGGHDEREQTLNQLLVEMDGFGANEGIIIIAATNRPDILDPALLRPGRFDRQITVGRPDVKGREEVLKVHARNKPLDESVDMRAIAQRTPGFSGADLENLLNEAALVAARRSKLKIDMSDIDEATDRVIAGPAKKNRVISKKERNIVAFHESGHTVVGLMLDDAEIVHKVTIVPRGQAGGYAVMLPKEDRYFMTKPELLDKIAGLLGGRVAEDLAFGEVSTGAHNDFQRATAIARSMVTEYGMSDKIGPIQFGQAQGGNVFLGRDFNSEQNYSDAIAFEIDQEIQRIIKEQYIRTKEILTKNKNLLELIATTLLEVETLDAAQILHLKDHGTLPERSYEALNGEFEDKTVDLEKDPVNPDVTGAPSDPSSGDLPKEGQPTGTGGAIQENRK; encoded by the coding sequence ATGAATCGAATATTTCGATACACTATATTTTATCTGCTGATTTTCCTTGTTATTATCGGAATTTTGGGGACGTTTAACAACAGCAACCAACCGACTAAGGATATAGGATATAACGAATTTTTGACGGCTTTGCAATCTGGTAACATTGATGAAATTACCATTCAGCCGAATCAACTGGTTTATGAAGTAACAGGTAAATTGTCTACTGCTAAAAATGACGAAGACACCTTTATTACGAATATTCCAATGGAAAACGAAGCACTGTTGAATGAAATCGATGAAGCAGCAGCTGGGGACGTTGAGGTAAACTACTTAGCAGCACCGCAAACAAGCGGTTGGGTACAATTCTTCACGGGGATCATTCCTTTCATTATCATTTTCATTCTCTTCTTCTTCTTGCTTAACCAGTCACAAGGCGGCGGTGGTGGCCGTGTGATGAACTTTGGTAAAAGTAAAGCGAAGTTGTACGATGATCAGAAACACAAAGTCCGCTTCACGGATGTTGCAGGAGCAGATGAAGAAAAGCAGGAACTTGTAGAAGTTGTTGATTTCTTAAAAGACCCTCGCAGATTTGCTGATATCGGCGCCCGTATTCCAAAAGGGATTTTGCTTGTCGGACCTCCGGGTACCGGTAAAACTCTTTTAGCCCGCGCGGTTGCTGGAGAAGCAGGCGTACCTTTCTTCTCGATAAGTGGTTCCGATTTTGTTGAGATGTTTGTCGGAGTAGGGGCTTCCCGAGTTCGTGACCTTTTTGAAAACGCCAAGAAAAACTCACCTTGTATTATTTTCATTGACGAAATTGATGCAGTTGGACGCCAGCGTGGAGCAGGACTTGGTGGCGGACACGATGAACGCGAACAAACACTTAACCAGCTATTGGTTGAAATGGATGGTTTCGGTGCAAACGAAGGAATCATTATCATCGCGGCGACAAACCGTCCCGATATTTTGGATCCAGCCCTTCTTCGCCCAGGCCGTTTTGACCGCCAAATCACAGTTGGCCGTCCGGATGTAAAAGGACGCGAAGAAGTATTGAAAGTGCATGCGCGCAACAAGCCGCTTGATGAATCGGTAGACATGAGAGCAATTGCTCAGCGTACACCTGGTTTCTCTGGTGCGGATTTGGAAAACTTATTGAACGAAGCGGCGCTTGTCGCAGCTCGTCGCAGCAAGTTGAAAATTGACATGTCCGATATCGATGAAGCAACTGACCGTGTAATCGCTGGTCCTGCTAAAAAGAATCGTGTCATTTCTAAGAAAGAACGCAATATCGTAGCATTTCACGAGTCCGGTCATACTGTTGTCGGATTAATGCTTGATGACGCTGAAATCGTCCATAAAGTAACTATCGTCCCTCGTGGACAAGCCGGAGGCTATGCAGTAATGCTGCCGAAAGAAGATCGTTACTTTATGACAAAGCCAGAATTGCTTGATAAGATTGCCGGCCTATTAGGTGGCCGTGTTGCGGAGGATTTAGCTTTTGGAGAAGTTTCGACTGGAGCTCACAATGACTTCCAACGTGCAACTGCAATTGCCCGCAGCATGGTAACAGAGTACGGAATGAGCGACAAAATTGGACCTATCCAATTTGGCCAAGCGCAAGGCGGAAATGTCTTCTTGGGACGTGATTTCAACTCAGAGCAAAACTACTCGGATGCTATTGCATTTGAAATCGATCAGGAAATCCAACGCATCATCAAAGAGCAATACATTCGTACAAAAGAAATTTTGACGAAGAACAAAAATCTCCTTGAATTGATTGCCACAACATTGCTTGAAGTGGAAACGTTGGATGCTGCACAAATTCTTCACCTGAAGGATCACGGCACGCTTCCTGAACGTTCATACGAAGCATTAAACGGCGAATTTGAAGACAAAACCGTTGACTTGGAAAAAGACCCGGTTAACCCTGACGTAACGGGAGCTCCTAGCGATCCTTCATCTGGCGACTTGCCTAAAGAAGGCCAACCGACTGGAACAGGCGGAGCGATTCAGGAAAACCGAAAATAA
- the hpt gene encoding hypoxanthine phosphoribosyltransferase, whose protein sequence is MLQKDIEEVLISEESLQAKARELGEVLARDYQDKYPLAIGVLKGAMPFMGDLMKRMDSYVEMDFMDVSSYGNATVSSGEVKIVKDLNTSVEGRDLLIIEDIIDSGLTLSYLVDLFKYRKAKSIKIVTLLDKPSGRKVDLKADYIGFEVPDAFVVGYGLDYAEKYRNLPYIGILKPSVYSGEQE, encoded by the coding sequence ATGTTACAGAAAGACATCGAAGAAGTATTAATCTCTGAAGAAAGCTTGCAAGCAAAAGCGCGGGAGCTTGGAGAAGTATTAGCACGTGATTATCAAGACAAGTATCCATTGGCCATCGGTGTACTAAAAGGCGCGATGCCATTTATGGGCGATTTAATGAAGCGCATGGACAGCTACGTCGAAATGGATTTTATGGATGTTTCAAGCTATGGCAATGCAACTGTTTCTTCAGGAGAAGTTAAAATTGTCAAAGACTTAAACACAAGCGTTGAAGGTCGCGATCTTCTGATCATCGAAGATATCATCGACAGCGGATTAACACTTAGTTACTTGGTGGACTTGTTCAAATACCGGAAAGCGAAATCGATCAAAATTGTTACGTTGCTTGATAAACCTTCTGGCCGCAAAGTAGATTTGAAAGCAGATTACATCGGATTTGAAGTACCAGACGCTTTTGTCGTTGGATATGGATTAGATTATGCCGAGAAATATCGGAATTTGCCGTATATCGGCATTCTCAAGCCTTCGGTTTACAGTGGAGAGCAAGAATAG
- a CDS encoding type III pantothenate kinase — protein sequence MILVLDIGNTNIVLGVFDRGQLKHHWRLETLRHKTEDEYGMQIKAFLTDADLAVADIDGIIMSSVVPPIMFSLEKMCQKYFYLKPLIVGPGIKTGLNIKYDNPREVGADRIVNAVAAIQDYGSPLIIVDFGTATTYCYIDEKQQYMGGAIAPGIAISTEALYNRASKLPRIEIARPENVVGKNTISAMQAGIVYGYVGQAEGIVSRMKAQSKGSPTVVATGGMASLIANESTVIDKVDPFLTLKGLYYIYKRNQA from the coding sequence ATGATTTTAGTATTGGATATAGGAAACACTAATATCGTGTTGGGAGTGTTTGACCGTGGCCAACTAAAGCACCATTGGCGGCTGGAGACGCTTCGCCATAAAACAGAAGATGAGTATGGCATGCAAATAAAAGCATTTTTAACCGATGCAGATTTGGCAGTTGCTGATATTGATGGCATTATCATGTCTTCTGTCGTTCCGCCGATCATGTTTTCTCTTGAAAAAATGTGCCAGAAGTATTTCTACTTAAAACCGCTGATTGTTGGCCCCGGAATAAAAACCGGATTGAATATTAAATATGATAATCCGCGCGAAGTGGGAGCGGACCGAATCGTTAATGCGGTTGCGGCTATTCAAGATTACGGAAGCCCGTTGATAATTGTCGATTTCGGAACGGCAACCACGTACTGCTATATTGACGAAAAGCAGCAATATATGGGAGGTGCCATTGCTCCTGGAATTGCTATTTCGACAGAAGCGCTTTACAACCGGGCATCAAAGCTGCCGCGTATCGAAATTGCGCGGCCGGAAAATGTTGTCGGTAAAAATACCATTTCAGCTATGCAGGCGGGAATTGTTTACGGGTATGTTGGGCAAGCGGAAGGCATTGTGTCTCGCATGAAGGCGCAAAGCAAAGGGAGCCCTACAGTTGTGGCGACCGGAGGCATGGCTTCTTTAATCGCCAATGAGTCGACAGTCATTGATAAAGTTGATCCTTTTTTAACACTAAAAGGGCTATACTATATATACAAACGCAATCAAGCGTAA
- the cysK gene encoding cysteine synthase A, with protein sequence MTRIGNSITELIGQTPIVKLNRLTGAEDADVYLKLEYFNPGSSVKDRIALAMIEAAEKAGDLKEGDTIIEPTSGNTGIGLAMIAAAKGYKSVLVMPETMSTERRNLLRAYGAELILTPGPDGMNGPNGAIKTAEKMAAENGWFMPQQFNNEANPEVHRLTTGPEIVETMGDQLDAFISGIGTGGTITGAGQVLREKYKDILIVAVEPSDSPVLSGGKPGPHKIQGIGAGFVPAVLNTEIYDEIIQVTNDQSYETARRAAREEGILGGVSSGAAIYAALQVAKRLGKGKKVLAIIPSNGERYLSTPLYQFEENN encoded by the coding sequence ATGACTCGTATTGGAAATTCGATTACCGAATTAATTGGACAAACGCCGATCGTGAAATTGAATCGTCTTACAGGTGCTGAAGACGCTGACGTTTATTTGAAGTTGGAGTATTTCAACCCCGGAAGCAGTGTAAAAGACCGAATTGCATTAGCGATGATTGAAGCGGCTGAAAAAGCAGGGGATTTAAAAGAAGGCGATACGATTATTGAACCGACAAGTGGCAATACGGGAATTGGCCTAGCTATGATCGCGGCGGCAAAAGGGTATAAATCGGTTCTTGTGATGCCGGAAACCATGAGCACGGAACGCCGCAACTTGCTTCGTGCTTACGGAGCGGAACTCATTTTGACGCCTGGCCCCGATGGGATGAACGGCCCGAACGGCGCGATCAAAACGGCTGAGAAAATGGCGGCTGAAAACGGTTGGTTCATGCCTCAGCAATTCAACAACGAAGCAAACCCGGAAGTGCACCGTTTAACAACTGGACCGGAAATTGTCGAAACCATGGGCGACCAATTGGATGCATTCATTTCAGGAATCGGCACTGGTGGTACAATCACGGGAGCTGGGCAAGTGCTTAGAGAAAAATACAAAGACATTTTGATCGTAGCAGTAGAGCCTTCGGATTCACCGGTTCTGTCAGGCGGAAAACCAGGTCCGCATAAAATTCAGGGAATCGGCGCTGGATTTGTGCCAGCTGTTTTAAATACAGAAATTTACGATGAGATCATTCAAGTGACGAATGACCAATCTTACGAGACGGCTCGCCGTGCAGCACGCGAAGAAGGAATTTTGGGCGGCGTTTCATCAGGAGCTGCTATCTACGCGGCATTGCAAGTGGCAAAACGTCTTGGCAAAGGCAAAAAAGTATTGGCTATTATCCCGTCAAACGGAGAGCGTTATTTGAGTACTCCCCTTTACCAATTTGAAGAAAACAATTAA
- the hslO gene encoding Hsp33 family molecular chaperone HslO, translating into MGDYLVRGLGFNGSVRAFAVDSTQTVGEAQRRHMTWPTASAALGRAMTGGVMLGAMLKGDNKVTVKIDGGGPIGAILVDSNATGGVRGYVTNPQTHFDLNKNGKLDVRRAVGIEGMLSVVKDLGLRENFTGQTPIVSGEIAEDFTYYFAVSEQVPSSVGLGVLVDTDNSILAAGGFIIQLMPDAEEETIELIEKQLSEIQPVSTMIQRGLSPEEMLEEVLGKGNVQILDKMPVSFECNCSKERFANGILGLGQHEIREMIDQDGMAEAQCHFCLETYRYSKEELEAFINELQS; encoded by the coding sequence ATGGGAGATTACTTAGTACGCGGCCTTGGCTTTAATGGAAGCGTCCGCGCATTTGCGGTAGATAGTACCCAGACGGTAGGCGAAGCTCAACGCCGCCATATGACGTGGCCGACTGCTTCAGCTGCACTAGGCCGTGCCATGACTGGAGGCGTTATGCTGGGCGCTATGTTAAAAGGCGACAACAAAGTGACAGTTAAAATCGATGGCGGCGGGCCGATTGGAGCCATTCTGGTAGACAGCAATGCAACAGGAGGCGTACGGGGATATGTCACCAATCCGCAAACTCATTTCGATTTAAATAAAAACGGCAAGTTGGATGTCAGGCGTGCGGTCGGGATAGAAGGGATGCTCTCGGTTGTCAAAGATTTGGGGCTGCGTGAAAATTTCACCGGACAAACCCCGATTGTCTCAGGCGAAATAGCTGAAGACTTCACCTATTATTTTGCGGTATCAGAACAAGTGCCGTCATCGGTTGGCCTTGGAGTTTTGGTTGACACAGATAACTCCATCTTGGCTGCAGGCGGATTCATTATTCAGTTGATGCCGGACGCAGAAGAAGAGACGATTGAGCTAATTGAAAAGCAGTTGTCTGAAATTCAGCCGGTTTCCACCATGATCCAACGCGGTTTATCACCAGAGGAAATGCTTGAAGAAGTGCTTGGAAAAGGAAACGTTCAAATTTTAGATAAAATGCCGGTGAGTTTTGAGTGTAATTGTTCAAAAGAACGTTTTGCAAATGGAATCCTGGGTCTTGGCCAACATGAAATTCGGGAAATGATCGACCAAGACGGAATGGCTGAAGCGCAATGCCATTTTTGTTTGGAGACATACCGTTACTCCAAAGAGGAATTAGAAGCTTTTATCAATGAGCTCCAATCATAA
- a CDS encoding carbamoyl phosphate synthase small subunit produces the protein MAGMLLLSNGQAFTGQWHGISAEIQGEIVFYTGMTGYEEVLTDPSYKGQIIVFSYPLIGQYGFQIKHIQSEKIQAAGIVVSELYEGPVEKGAIPLAEFARGSNVPILSGVDTRSVIQTVREFGTMQSSMSSKETAPDHWQPLQTHFPAINWTNQEIMQTGAGSLHIGLIDFHYKSSILTELLKHNCKVSILPPTISTEALDNLQLDGLLFSNGPGDPAAFKHSFSVYRDWAERYPSFGICLGHQVLASAFGAKTAKLSYGHRGANHPVMNVKTGHVSMSSQNHSYVVEEKSIEQTPLAVLYTNVNDGSIEGLYHPSLSVTTVQFHPEAAPGPAEHLELFSKFLSTVQQKKKVKIHA, from the coding sequence ATGGCGGGAATGCTATTACTTTCAAATGGACAAGCGTTTACAGGGCAATGGCATGGCATTAGTGCCGAAATCCAGGGCGAAATTGTATTTTATACAGGCATGACCGGTTATGAAGAAGTGCTGACCGACCCTTCTTATAAAGGTCAGATCATCGTTTTTTCTTATCCGTTAATCGGCCAGTACGGATTCCAGATTAAGCATATTCAATCCGAAAAAATTCAAGCGGCCGGCATCGTCGTCTCTGAATTATATGAAGGGCCAGTTGAAAAAGGCGCCATACCGCTTGCGGAATTTGCCCGAGGCAGCAATGTTCCAATATTAAGCGGCGTCGATACCCGTTCAGTCATCCAAACGGTACGCGAATTTGGCACAATGCAATCTTCCATGAGTTCCAAAGAAACGGCTCCGGATCATTGGCAACCTCTGCAGACACATTTCCCCGCAATTAATTGGACCAACCAGGAAATTATGCAGACAGGTGCAGGATCTCTGCATATCGGATTAATCGATTTCCATTATAAATCTTCTATATTAACGGAATTGCTAAAGCACAACTGCAAAGTCAGCATACTGCCCCCTACAATATCGACTGAAGCATTGGATAACTTGCAATTGGACGGCTTGTTATTTTCGAACGGTCCCGGAGACCCGGCTGCGTTTAAACATTCCTTTTCAGTTTACCGGGATTGGGCAGAGCGCTATCCATCATTCGGCATTTGCCTGGGCCATCAAGTACTGGCTTCTGCATTTGGGGCTAAGACGGCCAAGCTATCGTATGGCCACCGAGGTGCCAATCATCCCGTCATGAATGTTAAAACTGGGCATGTCAGCATGAGTTCTCAAAACCACAGTTATGTAGTGGAAGAAAAAAGCATTGAGCAAACACCGCTTGCTGTACTCTACACAAACGTCAATGACGGCAGCATCGAAGGGCTGTACCATCCCTCACTTTCTGTGACAACCGTCCAGTTTCATCCAGAAGCCGCCCCTGGCCCTGCCGAGCATCTGGAATTGTTCAGCAAGTTTTTATCAACAGTTCAACAGAAAAAGAAGGTGAAAATTCATGCCTAA
- a CDS encoding peptidyl-prolyl cis-trans isomerase, translating to MSSNHNRNRPPSIPADGGRPRKRLKTKPLLILLLILFIGNLLWFIAWLIPNQPGGTEEVASVDGEKITRQQWMAAMEELHGRDTLLDLVNEKVMETAAKEYKIKVSDKEVDLALAMLRSAQEGVDKSLYSADEERLRDNLKTQLILEKVLTKDIVIEDKDVEAFYKDNQALYDIKDAYRTRMIVVDSKAEADKAVSELENGTSFEALARERSVDTATGSLGGDIGYITQDQAAVDPKIAETVASVEVDNWSKPVELEDGKIAILSVTEKAEGQTFSFEDVKEHISRELALEQLPQSVTPEAFWREFDAEWFYGE from the coding sequence ATGAGCTCCAATCATAATCGAAACCGCCCTCCGTCTATACCGGCAGATGGAGGACGGCCAAGAAAACGCTTAAAAACAAAACCGCTCCTTATTCTTTTATTAATTTTATTTATCGGCAATTTGCTGTGGTTTATTGCCTGGCTGATACCAAACCAACCTGGTGGAACCGAAGAAGTGGCCTCTGTTGACGGTGAAAAGATTACACGGCAACAGTGGATGGCGGCTATGGAAGAATTGCATGGCCGTGACACATTGCTTGATTTGGTCAATGAAAAAGTAATGGAGACAGCGGCAAAGGAATATAAAATCAAAGTCAGCGACAAAGAAGTTGATTTAGCGCTGGCCATGCTCCGTTCTGCACAAGAAGGCGTCGATAAGTCGCTATACTCGGCAGACGAGGAACGTTTGCGTGATAACTTGAAAACGCAGTTGATTTTGGAAAAAGTCCTAACGAAAGATATTGTTATTGAAGACAAAGACGTTGAAGCTTTTTATAAAGACAACCAAGCGCTTTATGACATCAAGGATGCTTACCGCACGCGAATGATTGTAGTGGATTCCAAAGCGGAAGCGGATAAAGCCGTTTCCGAACTGGAGAATGGCACATCTTTTGAAGCGCTGGCGAGAGAACGTTCCGTCGACACGGCTACCGGCAGTTTAGGCGGCGATATCGGCTATATAACACAAGACCAAGCTGCTGTTGATCCGAAAATAGCAGAAACGGTCGCATCGGTTGAAGTTGACAACTGGTCTAAGCCGGTAGAACTGGAAGATGGCAAAATCGCCATTCTTTCCGTAACAGAAAAAGCGGAAGGCCAAACTTTCTCGTTTGAAGATGTTAAAGAACACATTAGCCGTGAACTGGCACTAGAACAATTACCACAATCGGTTACTCCAGAAGCATTCTGGCGGGAATTCGACGCAGAGTGGTTCTACGGCGAATAA
- a CDS encoding FtsB family cell division protein, translating into MGLKREKKAEVREVTSIRNDYVRSVELQEQRQKAHKVRLFRRLSVFGLMVLMSAIWIGTTLHAQSQTLSKQEQLREEALIALQEVEQEQESLKEQIVLLNDDEYVGKFARKDLFVSKKGEIIFTAPKTEEKADEKE; encoded by the coding sequence ATGGGTTTGAAGAGAGAAAAGAAAGCGGAAGTTCGCGAAGTCACTTCAATTCGCAATGACTATGTCCGCTCAGTTGAACTCCAAGAGCAGCGCCAGAAAGCTCATAAAGTTCGGCTGTTTAGACGGCTGTCGGTTTTCGGGTTGATGGTTTTGATGTCGGCCATATGGATTGGCACTACACTTCATGCTCAATCGCAAACTCTTTCTAAACAAGAGCAATTGCGAGAAGAAGCGCTCATCGCACTTCAGGAAGTAGAGCAAGAGCAGGAGAGCTTGAAAGAACAAATTGTTCTATTAAACGATGACGAATATGTGGGGAAATTTGCCCGTAAGGATCTCTTTGTATCTAAAAAGGGAGAGATTATTTTTACTGCTCCAAAAACAGAAGAAAAAGCCGATGAAAAAGAGTAG
- a CDS encoding S1 domain-containing RNA-binding protein: protein MSIEVGSKLEGKVTGITNFGAFVQLPTGATGLVHISEVADNYVKDINDHLKVGEMVEVKVMNVEADGKIGLSIRKAKPQPEGAAAPTARPQRPRPSSNRSFERAPKENFETKMAKFLKDSEENISTLKRATESKRGGRGARRG from the coding sequence ATGTCGATTGAAGTAGGTAGCAAGTTAGAAGGTAAAGTTACAGGTATTACAAATTTCGGAGCGTTTGTTCAGCTTCCGACTGGTGCAACTGGCCTCGTGCATATAAGTGAAGTCGCCGACAACTATGTCAAAGACATTAACGATCATCTTAAAGTTGGTGAAATGGTTGAAGTTAAAGTTATGAATGTAGAAGCTGACGGCAAAATTGGCTTATCCATTCGTAAAGCTAAACCACAACCAGAAGGTGCAGCAGCACCGACTGCTCGTCCACAACGTCCACGCCCAAGCAGCAACCGTTCATTCGAACGCGCGCCAAAAGAGAACTTTGAAACGAAAATGGCGAAATTCTTGAAAGACAGTGAAGAAAATATTTCGACTTTAAAACGTGCTACAGAATCTAAACGCGGCGGCCGTGGTGCAAGAAGAGGTTAA
- a CDS encoding DinB family protein, with the protein MEKTQVFNAYKEYEVYLASLQTAIQTEDQAHTPCTEGKWSVAQILMQLAEWDRFVREERVPLMKEGARIERLENTDEFNRKAIAGVEEKKFPEILAHAQKQRALLRQAIEKMDDAAWHARFMSGKKETSPAEYFAELLEHDQNYIQQINDFLT; encoded by the coding sequence ATGGAAAAAACTCAAGTGTTCAACGCTTACAAAGAGTATGAAGTTTATTTGGCATCACTTCAGACGGCCATTCAAACTGAAGATCAAGCCCATACGCCGTGTACAGAAGGCAAATGGTCCGTTGCTCAAATACTTATGCAATTGGCTGAATGGGACCGATTTGTCCGGGAAGAGCGAGTTCCTTTGATGAAAGAAGGTGCACGCATCGAACGGCTTGAAAATACGGATGAATTTAACCGAAAAGCTATAGCCGGTGTTGAAGAGAAAAAGTTTCCAGAGATTTTAGCGCACGCCCAAAAACAACGGGCTTTGCTCCGGCAAGCGATTGAAAAGATGGATGATGCCGCGTGGCATGCACGATTTATGTCAGGCAAGAAAGAAACCTCGCCGGCCGAATATTTTGCGGAACTTCTTGAACATGACCAAAACTACATTCAGCAAATCAATGATTTTTTGACGTAA